A single Paenibacillus kribbensis DNA region contains:
- the fabG gene encoding 3-oxoacyl-[acyl-carrier-protein] reductase, with product MSKPLSGKTALVTGASRGIGRSIALALAEAGANVAVNYAGSEAAAAEVAEQIRAKGVEAITVQANVGRADEADRLIKDVIDAWGKIDILVNNAGITRDNLIMRMKEEEFDQVIETNLKGVFNCLKAATRPMMKQRSGRIINISSVVGVLGNAGQANYVAAKAGVIGLTKSSAKELASRGITVNCVAPGFIDTDMTQVLADDLRDSMLGSIPLARLGRPEEIANVVLFLASDASSYMTGQTLHVDGGMYM from the coding sequence ATGTCTAAGCCATTAAGTGGAAAAACGGCGTTGGTTACGGGAGCGTCGCGAGGAATTGGTCGTAGTATCGCGCTGGCGCTGGCTGAAGCAGGCGCTAATGTGGCGGTAAACTATGCTGGCAGCGAAGCGGCTGCGGCTGAGGTTGCAGAGCAGATTCGGGCCAAGGGCGTGGAAGCTATTACGGTTCAGGCTAATGTCGGTCGTGCTGATGAGGCGGATCGTTTAATCAAGGATGTCATCGACGCTTGGGGCAAGATTGACATCCTGGTGAATAATGCCGGGATAACAAGAGATAATTTAATCATGCGCATGAAGGAAGAAGAGTTCGACCAGGTGATCGAAACGAATCTGAAAGGTGTGTTTAATTGCCTCAAGGCAGCTACACGGCCTATGATGAAGCAGCGTTCCGGTCGAATTATCAATATCTCTTCTGTTGTCGGTGTACTTGGCAATGCAGGTCAAGCAAACTATGTAGCTGCTAAAGCAGGCGTGATTGGTCTTACTAAATCCTCTGCTAAAGAGCTTGCTTCAAGAGGCATTACAGTCAACTGTGTAGCACCCGGATTCATCGATACGGACATGACGCAGGTGCTGGCTGACGATTTGCGTGATAGTATGCTTGGCAGTATTCCGCTGGCCCGTCTCGGACGGCCTGAGGAAATTGCGAACGTGGTGCTGTTCTTGGCCTCGGACGCTTCCTCATACATGACGGGCCAGACTTTGCATGTGGATGGCGGCATGTACATGTAG
- a CDS encoding nucleotidyltransferase translates to MKTLGVIVEYNPLHNGHVHHWKESLRITGTERTVAVMSGPFLQRGEPAITDKWSRTEMALAMGVDLVMELPVAYAIQPAEWFAHGAVALLRATGVVDALCFGSESGDIAPLRALARVLAAEPAELKAGIAHRLRSGASYPAAYAGAAAALAAEGADGAALAALMQQPNNTLGLHYLIALERLGSTIKPFTVARTGSGYHEAVAPADGVIASATAIRRLLLDGGPEAASPYVPAATLEILRREWQAGRAPLQWEAFSQPLLNALITRSPQQLAELHEVTEGLEHRLRQSLYTLSQPSVEALLAAVKTRRYTRTKLQRMLAHILLNHAKADMTPAELAKGPGYIRVLGFNAAGRELLARMKQTATLPVWVKPSAGSHPHLDWDTAAAAIHATGMPRPAIRDMYADYLRPPIMV, encoded by the coding sequence TTGAAAACACTCGGAGTTATTGTAGAGTATAACCCGCTGCATAACGGACATGTTCATCACTGGAAGGAGTCTCTTCGCATCACTGGCACAGAGCGCACGGTGGCTGTGATGAGCGGTCCTTTCCTCCAGCGGGGGGAACCCGCGATTACAGATAAATGGTCCCGCACCGAAATGGCACTCGCCATGGGCGTGGACCTGGTGATGGAGCTGCCTGTGGCCTATGCCATTCAGCCCGCAGAATGGTTCGCCCACGGGGCGGTCGCCCTGCTCCGCGCCACAGGCGTCGTCGACGCGCTCTGCTTCGGCAGCGAGAGCGGAGACATCGCGCCGCTGCGCGCGCTGGCCCGCGTGCTGGCGGCAGAGCCGGCCGAGCTCAAGGCCGGCATCGCGCATCGCCTGCGCAGCGGCGCGAGCTATCCCGCCGCCTACGCGGGAGCCGCAGCCGCGCTCGCGGCCGAAGGGGCGGACGGCGCTGCGCTCGCCGCCCTCATGCAGCAGCCCAACAATACGCTCGGGCTGCATTACTTGATTGCGCTGGAACGGCTGGGCAGCACAATCAAGCCCTTCACCGTAGCCCGCACCGGATCGGGCTACCATGAAGCCGTGGCGCCCGCGGACGGAGTCATCGCCAGCGCCACGGCCATCCGCCGTCTCCTGCTGGACGGCGGGCCGGAGGCTGCGTCGCCGTATGTACCAGCGGCGACGCTGGAGATTTTGCGGCGCGAGTGGCAAGCCGGACGCGCGCCGCTGCAATGGGAAGCGTTCAGCCAGCCGCTGCTGAACGCCCTGATCACGCGCAGCCCGCAGCAGCTGGCGGAGCTGCACGAGGTCACCGAAGGGCTGGAGCATCGCCTGCGGCAATCGCTGTACACACTGTCCCAGCCATCGGTAGAAGCATTACTCGCCGCCGTCAAGACAAGGCGATATACTCGTACGAAGCTTCAGCGTATGCTTGCGCATATTTTGCTGAATCATGCCAAAGCCGATATGACTCCCGCTGAGCTGGCGAAAGGCCCTGGCTATATCCGTGTACTCGGCTTTAATGCGGCCGGACGCGAGCTGCTGGCCCGGATGAAGCAGACAGCTACTCTTCCTGTATGGGTCAAGCCGTCTGCCGGCTCACATCCCCATCTGGATTGGGATACGGCCGCTGCCGCCATACATGCAACCGGGATGCCGCGTCCCGCCATCCGCGATATGTATGCCGATTACTTGCGACCGCCCATTATGGTTTGA
- a CDS encoding beta-ketoacyl-ACP synthase III produces MNKLRPVGVIGTGKYVPEKILTNKDLEAMVETSDEWIVSRTGIQERHIAAPEQATSDLAYEAAIKALKSAGMTAEDLDLIIVATVTPDMAFPSTACILQDKLGAKGAAAFDLSAACSGFVYGLATATSFIKTGIYNNALIIGADCLSRITDYTDRNTCVLFGDGAGAVVIGEVPEGRGFQSFDLGAEGAGGSLLNLAAGGSRLPASADTLENKQHYIYMNGREVFKFAVRVMGTATVDVLEKAGLSKDDIDLFVPHQANIRIIQSAMQRLDLPEEKVVINVNKYANTSAASIPLALVEAAEEGRMKEGDRILMVGFGGGLTWGASVLVW; encoded by the coding sequence ATGAATAAATTACGGCCGGTTGGTGTGATCGGAACGGGGAAATATGTTCCTGAGAAAATTCTGACCAATAAAGATCTGGAAGCGATGGTAGAGACAAGTGACGAATGGATTGTCAGCCGTACAGGGATTCAGGAGCGCCATATTGCGGCCCCGGAGCAGGCTACATCTGACTTGGCTTATGAAGCGGCGATTAAGGCTTTGAAGTCTGCTGGTATGACGGCAGAGGATTTGGATCTGATCATTGTAGCTACGGTCACACCGGATATGGCATTTCCGTCAACTGCCTGCATTCTGCAGGACAAGTTGGGAGCAAAAGGTGCGGCGGCTTTCGATTTGTCGGCAGCATGCTCGGGTTTTGTGTATGGGCTGGCAACGGCAACGAGCTTCATTAAGACAGGCATCTATAATAATGCGCTAATCATTGGAGCAGACTGTCTTTCCCGGATTACAGATTATACCGATCGCAATACCTGTGTTCTTTTCGGAGACGGTGCAGGAGCTGTTGTGATTGGTGAAGTACCTGAAGGCAGAGGATTCCAATCCTTTGATCTCGGTGCCGAAGGTGCGGGAGGCAGCTTGCTGAACCTGGCAGCTGGCGGTTCGCGTTTGCCTGCGAGTGCGGATACGCTGGAAAACAAACAGCACTATATCTACATGAATGGACGTGAAGTGTTCAAGTTTGCGGTCCGTGTGATGGGGACGGCGACGGTGGATGTATTGGAAAAAGCAGGGTTGTCCAAAGATGACATCGATCTGTTCGTTCCGCATCAGGCCAATATTCGCATCATCCAATCAGCGATGCAGCGTTTGGATTTGCCGGAAGAAAAAGTCGTCATTAATGTTAATAAATATGCAAATACATCTGCAGCGTCAATCCCTCTTGCTCTTGTGGAAGCGGCAGAAGAAGGCCGTATGAAGGAAGGCGACCGGATTTTGATGGTGGGCTTTGGCGGCGGATTGACCTGGGGCGCGTCGGTTCTTGTCTGGTAA
- a CDS encoding acyl carrier protein, whose translation MSDVLERVKRIVVDRLGADEAEVTLEASFKDDLGADSLDVVELVMELEDEFDMEISDEDAEKITTVGEVVKYIQSHT comes from the coding sequence ATGTCCGACGTATTGGAGCGCGTAAAACGCATTGTCGTTGACCGTTTGGGAGCCGACGAAGCCGAAGTTACACTTGAAGCATCTTTTAAAGATGATTTAGGCGCTGATTCTCTCGATGTAGTTGAATTGGTTATGGAATTGGAAGATGAGTTTGATATGGAAATCTCTGATGAAGATGCAGAGAAAATTACAACTGTAGGTGAAGTTGTAAAGTACATACAATCTCATACCTAA
- the fapR gene encoding transcription factor FapR: MPKRQRQQRLTQLIDDNPFVTDQELTRQLKVSIQTIRLDRMELGIPELRERLKLMAERSYDQVRSLPLHEVIGDIVDLQLDRSGISIFEIKEEHIFSRTGIARGHYVFAQANSLAVAVINDEIALTASADIRFVRPVHLGEKCIAKAYVRSNPEQKGKAKVEVFAYVGEEMVFQGNFVIYRSTEEEYSEGGSQHADRH; encoded by the coding sequence TTGCCGAAAAGACAGAGACAGCAGCGGCTGACTCAATTGATTGATGATAATCCGTTCGTAACGGATCAGGAATTGACGAGACAACTGAAGGTAAGCATCCAGACGATTAGGCTGGACCGAATGGAACTCGGAATCCCGGAATTGCGGGAGCGGCTAAAGCTGATGGCTGAGCGCTCCTACGATCAGGTTCGTTCCTTGCCTTTGCATGAAGTGATCGGGGATATCGTTGATCTCCAATTGGACCGAAGCGGTATTTCCATCTTTGAAATTAAAGAGGAGCACATCTTTTCACGCACCGGCATTGCACGGGGACATTATGTTTTTGCTCAAGCCAATTCATTGGCTGTCGCCGTGATTAATGATGAGATAGCATTGACCGCTTCGGCGGATATTCGCTTTGTACGCCCGGTTCATTTGGGGGAGAAGTGTATTGCCAAGGCATATGTACGCTCAAATCCTGAGCAAAAAGGGAAGGCCAAAGTGGAGGTTTTTGCCTACGTAGGAGAAGAAATGGTGTTCCAAGGGAACTTTGTCATTTATCGCTCCACGGAGGAAGAGTATAGCGAAGGAGGAAGTCAGCATGCGGATCGCCATTGA
- the coaD gene encoding pantetheine-phosphate adenylyltransferase, giving the protein MIEHKPRIAVYPGTFDPVTMGHQDIIQRAARQFDVLIVAVLNNISKNPLFSLEERMELLRTVTRDIPNIEVDSFRDLTANYVRQKGAQVIVRGIRSVTDFEYELQLASTNHKLNPDAETIFMMTNPAYSYLSSSMVKEIAHFDGKVVDLVAPEVEDALRSKVNAMRGGSTMKS; this is encoded by the coding sequence ATGATTGAGCACAAACCACGTATTGCCGTATATCCGGGAACCTTTGATCCCGTGACGATGGGGCATCAGGATATCATTCAAAGAGCAGCCAGACAGTTTGATGTACTGATTGTCGCGGTTCTTAACAATATTAGTAAAAATCCGCTATTCTCGCTGGAGGAGCGAATGGAGCTATTGCGGACCGTAACCCGTGATATTCCAAATATTGAGGTGGACAGCTTCCGTGATCTGACAGCCAATTATGTACGTCAAAAAGGGGCTCAGGTTATTGTTAGAGGAATACGGTCGGTGACTGATTTTGAATACGAGCTGCAATTAGCCTCTACGAATCATAAGCTGAACCCGGATGCGGAAACGATCTTTATGATGACGAATCCAGCCTATTCATATCTGAGTTCCAGTATGGTCAAGGAAATTGCCCATTTTGACGGCAAGGTCGTAGATTTGGTAGCCCCTGAGGTCGAGGACGCGCTGCGTTCCAAGGTCAACGCGATGCGTGGCGGCTCCACCATGAAGTCATAA
- a CDS encoding nucleoside recognition protein yields MNPLTQKEAHTAPYWTTLLLGFGAILLVLAVVTSPEEVFEASAQGLKLWWSIIFPAMLPFLMLSEMLIAFGLVHGLGVLLEPFMRFWFRLPGRSGWVLALGLTAGFPAAAEAVRQWAQQEDMTEPQLRRLTAIAHFCNPITILLVIGTGLLHNAAVGGMLLAVHWISGLLAGWITARLPATSKELQKRETPAALRRTSVSRTSATLIQSAWDATRSARERDGRSFGKLLGETVSHAVQTLMVTGGFIIFFSVLVRLISIYLGQGAYSFVWPAWMEIHLGSYEISRLPYDLRTQTALISAVLGWGGLCGWLQITAVTKPSDKGITFTLSRVLHGLIAFGLTLVAWTPLTRISNNTIPAYISGSSASSFAESGYDRATETVMMEATNLLTQLEGASMYPWQLTVLSATLLITIVLILLVISFMTSWWSRHASR; encoded by the coding sequence GTGAACCCTTTGACACAAAAGGAAGCCCATACCGCCCCTTACTGGACAACCCTGCTGCTTGGCTTCGGAGCCATCCTGCTTGTATTGGCTGTTGTCACCTCACCAGAAGAGGTGTTTGAAGCCTCTGCCCAAGGACTTAAGCTATGGTGGAGTATTATTTTCCCGGCTATGCTCCCTTTTTTGATGTTATCCGAAATGCTCATCGCCTTCGGTCTCGTCCATGGGCTGGGTGTCCTGCTGGAGCCGTTCATGCGCTTCTGGTTCCGCCTGCCTGGACGAAGCGGCTGGGTGCTGGCCCTCGGCCTGACCGCTGGCTTCCCGGCTGCTGCGGAGGCAGTGCGCCAATGGGCGCAGCAAGAGGACATGACCGAGCCCCAACTTCGACGATTGACCGCCATCGCTCACTTCTGCAATCCGATCACCATCCTGCTCGTCATCGGAACAGGATTGCTGCACAATGCTGCTGTAGGCGGGATGTTACTTGCTGTTCACTGGATCTCCGGGCTGCTGGCAGGCTGGATTACAGCCAGACTGCCTGCTACGTCAAAGGAATTGCAAAAACGGGAAACGCCAGCTGCCCTTCGGCGCACTTCTGTTTCCCGTACTTCCGCCACCTTGATCCAATCCGCATGGGATGCTACACGCTCTGCCAGAGAGCGGGATGGCCGCAGCTTCGGAAAACTGCTGGGCGAAACCGTGTCTCACGCTGTACAGACGCTTATGGTAACAGGTGGATTTATTATTTTCTTTTCCGTGCTGGTTCGACTCATATCCATATACTTAGGCCAAGGAGCATATTCGTTTGTATGGCCTGCCTGGATGGAAATCCATCTGGGTTCCTATGAAATCAGCCGCTTGCCTTACGATCTCCGCACCCAAACGGCGCTAATCAGTGCCGTGCTGGGCTGGGGCGGTCTATGCGGCTGGCTCCAAATTACCGCAGTCACCAAACCGTCCGACAAAGGCATCACCTTCACCTTGTCGCGAGTGCTTCATGGGCTTATCGCCTTTGGGCTTACGCTGGTAGCATGGACACCTCTTACTCGCATCTCCAACAATACAATTCCAGCTTACATCAGCGGCAGTTCGGCTTCTTCCTTTGCAGAAAGCGGATATGACAGGGCCACAGAAACCGTCATGATGGAAGCCACTAATCTTCTGACACAATTGGAAGGTGCATCCATGTATCCCTGGCAACTGACCGTGCTGTCCGCCACCCTCTTGATTACGATTGTGCTTATATTACTGGTCATTTCCTTTATGACTTCATGGTGGAGCCGCCACGCATCGCGTTGA
- the rpmF gene encoding 50S ribosomal protein L32: MAVPQRRTSKTRRDKRRTHFKLAVPGMVKCSECGELKLAHHVCKVCGTYKAREIISQ, from the coding sequence ATGGCAGTACCTCAACGGAGAACATCCAAAACTCGTCGCGACAAACGTCGTACTCACTTTAAACTGGCAGTACCAGGTATGGTGAAATGCTCCGAATGCGGCGAATTGAAACTTGCTCACCATGTGTGCAAAGTTTGCGGAACGTACAAAGCTAGAGAGATTATCTCTCAATAA
- the plsX gene encoding phosphate acyltransferase PlsX has translation MRIAIDAMGGDNAPEATVEGALSAAAEWKDTDITLVGDRERIESVLNGRALPANLSIRHASEMIDAQDEPVKAVRRKKDASMVVAGRMVREGEADAMISAGNTGALMTTGLLVVGRMEGIERPALAPMIPTIDDQGVLALDLGANMDAKPEHLAQYALMGSLYRQKVHGMASPRVGLLNVGTEAGKGNELTKLTFPLIEQLPVHFVGNVESRDVLTGNCDVLVCDGFAGNIMLKSLEGTAGAIFSLLKEQFTKSLKTKLAAALIMPELRSLKDKLDYKEHGGAPLLGLSGLVLKSHGSSDGIAVKNAVRQARTALQNRLVESISKEISRK, from the coding sequence ATGCGGATCGCCATTGATGCCATGGGGGGAGACAATGCCCCTGAGGCGACAGTAGAGGGTGCGCTATCTGCGGCGGCGGAATGGAAGGATACAGACATTACGCTGGTTGGTGACCGTGAACGGATTGAATCGGTTCTGAACGGCAGAGCGCTGCCTGCGAACCTCAGCATTCGTCATGCATCTGAAATGATTGATGCGCAAGACGAGCCTGTAAAGGCAGTACGGCGCAAAAAGGATGCCTCAATGGTCGTAGCTGGCCGAATGGTCAGAGAAGGCGAAGCGGATGCCATGATATCTGCAGGCAATACCGGTGCGCTAATGACCACAGGATTGCTGGTGGTTGGAAGAATGGAAGGGATTGAACGCCCGGCTCTTGCCCCGATGATACCGACGATTGATGATCAGGGTGTGTTGGCACTGGACTTGGGAGCCAATATGGATGCCAAGCCCGAGCATCTCGCCCAGTATGCATTGATGGGGAGCCTGTATCGTCAGAAAGTTCACGGTATGGCTTCTCCAAGGGTAGGTCTGCTGAACGTCGGGACCGAAGCCGGGAAGGGTAATGAATTGACAAAACTGACATTTCCCCTCATTGAGCAGTTGCCTGTCCATTTTGTGGGCAATGTGGAATCCAGAGATGTGTTAACCGGAAATTGTGATGTACTGGTGTGCGACGGATTTGCCGGAAACATCATGTTAAAATCGCTGGAGGGTACGGCCGGAGCGATATTTTCTCTCCTGAAAGAGCAGTTCACCAAATCTTTAAAGACCAAGCTGGCGGCGGCGTTGATTATGCCCGAACTTCGCAGTCTAAAGGATAAGCTGGACTATAAGGAGCATGGCGGAGCTCCCTTGCTGGGACTGAGCGGACTTGTCTTGAAAAGTCACGGTTCATCTGACGGTATTGCCGTCAAAAATGCGGTAAGACAGGCCCGCACGGCCTTGCAAAACCGGTTGGTGGAAAGTATATCCAAGGAAATTAGCAGGAAGTGA
- the fabF gene encoding beta-ketoacyl-ACP synthase II — translation MKQRVVITGMGVITSLGQDLNTLWDNLMAGKSGISAIEAFDTTEYPTKIAASVKDFNPEDYIERKDARKMDRFVQFAVAASKLALKDSGLVIGENAEAERVGVSVGSGIGGLGTWEDQHHTLIEKGPKRVSPFFIPMMIANMGSGQVSISLGAKGPNTSPVTACATGSHAIGDSYRMIQRGDADVMICGGAEATIRPIGMAGFCSMRAMSTRNDEPEKASRPFDTERDGFVMGEGSGVLILESLDHALKRGARIYGEVIGYGLSGDAHHMTEPDPEGAARCIRMAIRDAGLKPEEIDYINAHGTSTPVGDKSETEAVKKTLGEHAYKVAISSTKSMTGHLLGAAGGVEAVICGLALQHQTIPPTINLDNQDPECDLDYVPNKPRKAELNVVMSNSFGFGGHNATVILKKYEA, via the coding sequence TTGAAACAACGAGTTGTCATAACAGGAATGGGTGTAATCACTTCGCTGGGACAGGATTTGAACACACTGTGGGATAATCTGATGGCTGGAAAATCTGGTATCAGCGCAATCGAAGCTTTCGATACAACTGAGTACCCTACGAAAATAGCCGCTTCCGTTAAGGATTTTAATCCAGAGGATTACATTGAACGCAAGGATGCACGTAAAATGGACCGCTTTGTACAGTTCGCGGTTGCAGCCAGTAAACTGGCGCTTAAGGATAGCGGACTTGTTATCGGAGAGAATGCGGAAGCCGAGCGTGTAGGTGTATCTGTAGGTTCTGGTATTGGCGGATTGGGTACTTGGGAGGATCAGCATCATACATTAATCGAAAAGGGACCTAAACGCGTAAGCCCTTTCTTTATCCCGATGATGATTGCCAATATGGGCTCCGGCCAAGTATCCATTTCACTCGGTGCCAAAGGACCCAATACATCGCCAGTAACGGCTTGTGCCACAGGCAGTCATGCCATCGGTGATTCCTACCGTATGATTCAGCGTGGTGATGCTGACGTCATGATTTGTGGCGGTGCTGAGGCGACGATTCGCCCGATCGGTATGGCTGGATTTTGTTCCATGCGGGCGATGTCCACACGCAACGATGAACCTGAAAAGGCGAGCCGTCCTTTTGATACGGAAAGAGATGGATTCGTGATGGGCGAAGGCTCTGGTGTTCTGATTCTGGAATCGTTGGATCATGCTTTGAAGCGTGGTGCACGTATTTATGGCGAAGTGATTGGCTACGGTCTTTCTGGCGATGCCCATCATATGACGGAGCCTGATCCAGAGGGTGCGGCGCGCTGTATCAGAATGGCGATCCGCGATGCTGGATTGAAGCCGGAAGAGATTGATTATATCAACGCTCACGGTACGTCGACTCCGGTGGGTGATAAATCGGAAACGGAAGCAGTCAAGAAAACGCTTGGAGAGCATGCTTATAAGGTAGCAATCAGCTCGACCAAGTCAATGACAGGGCATCTCTTGGGTGCAGCGGGCGGCGTTGAAGCCGTAATCTGTGGTCTTGCCCTTCAGCATCAGACGATTCCGCCTACGATTAATCTGGATAATCAAGACCCGGAATGCGATCTTGATTATGTGCCTAACAAGCCAAGAAAAGCGGAACTGAATGTGGTTATGTCCAATTCCTTTGGGTTTGGCGGTCACAATGCTACGGTTATTCTAAAAAAATATGAAGCGTAA
- the fabD gene encoding ACP S-malonyltransferase → MGKTAFIFPGQGSQAVGMAKDAYEAIPAAKEVFRQADERLGFALSTLIFEGPDTALKQTSNTQPALLTASIALHEAFKETGIRPDYVAGHSLGEYSALVASGVLAFADAVEIVRARGEFMEQAIPDGQGGMAAVLGADREALAALCRDITEAGHLVELANINCPGQIVVSGTKEGVAAVAERVKEAGGKRAITLEVSGPFHSSLMKEAATKLSGKLEAVAFSEAQVPVVANVTAKPVCEGNEIRQLLVDQVYSPVLWEDSVAWLLEQGVDTFIEFGPGSVLTGLVKKIDKTVKLYNINSLESFASVAEALEAR, encoded by the coding sequence ATGGGCAAAACGGCATTTATATTTCCCGGTCAGGGTTCACAAGCTGTAGGTATGGCTAAAGACGCTTATGAAGCGATTCCAGCTGCAAAAGAGGTATTCCGTCAAGCGGATGAGCGATTGGGTTTCGCGCTAAGCACATTGATTTTTGAAGGACCGGATACTGCCTTGAAGCAGACTTCAAATACGCAGCCTGCGCTGCTAACGGCGAGCATTGCGTTGCATGAAGCGTTCAAGGAAACAGGAATCCGCCCTGATTATGTGGCTGGACACAGCCTTGGGGAATACAGTGCGCTGGTGGCTTCCGGTGTCCTCGCATTCGCGGACGCGGTTGAGATCGTACGTGCACGTGGCGAGTTCATGGAGCAGGCCATACCTGATGGACAAGGCGGAATGGCTGCTGTGCTGGGAGCTGACCGTGAAGCGCTGGCAGCATTATGCCGTGATATTACGGAGGCTGGTCATCTGGTTGAACTGGCCAATATCAACTGCCCCGGACAAATCGTCGTATCTGGCACGAAGGAAGGCGTAGCTGCGGTGGCTGAACGCGTGAAGGAAGCAGGCGGCAAGCGCGCTATTACTTTGGAGGTCAGCGGTCCTTTCCACTCCTCATTGATGAAAGAAGCGGCAACCAAGCTCTCCGGCAAGCTGGAGGCTGTGGCCTTCTCTGAAGCTCAAGTTCCGGTTGTGGCTAATGTAACGGCAAAACCTGTGTGTGAGGGGAACGAAATTCGCCAGCTGCTTGTGGATCAGGTCTATTCCCCGGTGCTGTGGGAAGACAGCGTGGCGTGGCTGCTGGAACAGGGTGTTGACACCTTTATTGAGTTCGGACCTGGAAGTGTTTTAACCGGATTGGTTAAAAAGATCGACAAAACGGTTAAGCTGTATAATATAAACAGCCTGGAGTCGTTTGCTTCTGTAGCAGAGGCCTTGGAGGCCCGCTAA
- a CDS encoding SepM family pheromone-processing serine protease — protein sequence MKRISRKSALFSIGYVLMLTAMVYVLVYMPTPYLIYGPGGANEIKPMVTVREGDRNERGTFMMTTVSARYANLVMLGMSKLDSNSEIQRKEDRLHGRSEDEYTAEQVWYMGDSQSSAMEAAYSRAHIPYRIVPDYVYVFKVPRSNSVFEPGDKILELNGTRVTNNRSIRIALGNEKAGTKVQVKLKRNGTLLTVQAPLTTITDSETGKQRPGFGVSIATVQKVEPKDGRKTIRFTSTDVGGPSAGLMFTMEIYNQLTPGDLSKGYRVAGTGTIDKDGQVGAIGGAKYKIVAADRQGAELFFVPADNYKEAKAKAEQIGTRMKLVPVRTLDDALNYMEKLPIKP from the coding sequence ATGAAGCGAATCAGCCGCAAAAGTGCTCTTTTTTCAATCGGTTATGTTTTGATGCTGACCGCAATGGTCTATGTGCTGGTCTATATGCCAACCCCTTATCTGATCTATGGACCAGGTGGGGCCAACGAGATCAAACCGATGGTTACAGTCCGGGAAGGTGATCGCAACGAACGTGGCACCTTTATGATGACGACAGTGTCGGCACGTTATGCCAATCTTGTCATGCTGGGCATGTCCAAGCTGGATAGCAATTCGGAGATTCAGCGCAAGGAGGATCGTCTGCACGGAAGAAGTGAGGACGAATACACAGCAGAGCAGGTATGGTATATGGGGGATTCCCAGTCTTCCGCCATGGAGGCTGCCTACAGCCGCGCCCATATCCCGTATCGGATTGTGCCGGATTATGTGTATGTGTTTAAGGTGCCCCGATCCAATAGCGTATTTGAGCCCGGAGATAAAATATTGGAGTTGAACGGCACGAGGGTAACGAATAATCGCTCCATTCGGATTGCCTTGGGAAATGAGAAGGCGGGGACCAAAGTCCAGGTAAAGCTCAAGCGCAATGGCACCTTGCTGACGGTGCAGGCTCCGTTAACGACCATCACGGACAGCGAGACGGGCAAACAACGTCCTGGCTTTGGCGTCAGCATTGCCACGGTGCAGAAAGTAGAGCCGAAGGATGGACGTAAGACGATTCGTTTTACATCCACAGATGTTGGCGGGCCTTCGGCAGGTTTAATGTTTACGATGGAAATTTATAACCAGTTGACACCCGGTGATCTGAGTAAGGGATATCGTGTGGCCGGTACGGGTACTATTGATAAGGACGGTCAGGTGGGAGCGATTGGTGGTGCAAAATATAAAATTGTCGCCGCTGACCGTCAGGGTGCAGAATTGTTTTTTGTCCCGGCGGATAATTATAAAGAAGCCAAGGCCAAAGCTGAGCAAATCGGAACCCGGATGAAGCTCGTTCCGGTGCGCACGCTTGACGATGCGCTGAATTATATGGAAAAGCTGCCCATCAAACCATAA
- a CDS encoding YceD family protein has product MQLFFRKVATSDGPFPIRESLNVSELVDDRADVTAVSPLETDLVAVSLGQGLMSVEGTLTASLDMLCSRCLSPMHEDLKIEFRERFKQTSSGSEEEDEDGEFIAVTEDSFDIAPYCKELFVLNVPFAPVCSENCQGIAPAAGQNWSIGSDDSDDGSTDKIDPRLAGLKDFFK; this is encoded by the coding sequence ATGCAACTATTTTTTCGCAAAGTAGCAACAAGTGACGGTCCTTTTCCTATCCGTGAATCTCTAAACGTGAGTGAATTGGTGGATGATCGTGCTGATGTTACGGCCGTTTCCCCGCTGGAGACCGATTTGGTCGCCGTTAGTCTGGGTCAAGGCTTGATGAGCGTGGAAGGCACGCTGACCGCAAGTCTGGACATGCTGTGTTCACGCTGTTTGAGCCCGATGCATGAGGATTTGAAGATTGAATTCCGTGAACGGTTCAAGCAAACCTCTTCAGGTAGTGAAGAAGAGGATGAAGATGGCGAATTTATCGCAGTGACGGAGGATTCCTTCGACATTGCACCGTATTGCAAAGAACTGTTTGTACTGAACGTGCCGTTTGCGCCTGTGTGCAGTGAGAATTGTCAGGGGATCGCACCAGCGGCCGGACAAAACTGGAGTATCGGCTCCGATGACAGTGATGATGGCAGTACGGACAAGATTGATCCGCGTCTGGCAGGGCTTAAGGATTTTTTTAAATGA